The following proteins are co-located in the Cutaneotrichosporon cavernicola HIS019 DNA, chromosome: 3 genome:
- a CDS encoding uncharacterized protein (glycine rich nucleic binding domain): protein MSSSTPTPAGSESETWVWNPTLGVYYHAASHTYALPTAGEWTYLTPEGLAARGAASASTPSATRDMEEGELEDDVGWGGLMDPEKLARVVAGANTASTSISQEVANQDRDRDGDRERYGNGHDPYGRTDEPEPDPSAPEHILRLVVRRSKALPHGGVVLVDARPGGVQIGRDRRGTGDPARVRVREMEASKTHALVYWGHEGRVDAAVRAAHAASAGRSESEDPWELGCDQEDDGKTALGPSDSEGWWIVDLGSTLGTYVAHRGEGEATRLSEPKHASTPYPIRHLSRVTVGTTTFDAHIHADWPCSECALAGAEEIRLEDGAEAPTPDGASPAPFDPPVGAAARRGQRQFKRKLAMDALRDTLLGEDTRNAPSRAGYVDRSAQRRRMHPPSPPRPNASPGPAIIAPPQPAGPSAASRAMLARQGWTPGAGLGRDAGGRAEPVVAVLRNERVGLGARGQVADPGNGAGGDWKSRGKQRRWNEVGRE, encoded by the coding sequence atgtcgtcctcgacgcccacACCCGCGGGGTCAGAGTCCGAGACGTGGGTGTGGAACCCTACTTTGGGTGTGTACTATCACGCCGCAAGCCACACGTACGCACTCCCCACAGCCGGCGAGTGGACGTACCTCACGCCCGAggggctggcggcgcgcggcgctgcAAGCGCATCCACTCCTTCAGCGACGCGAGACATGGAAGAGGGAGAACTGGAGGATGACGTTGGGTGGGGCGGGCTTATGGACCCCGAGAAGCTCGCTCGCGTCGTTGCAGGCGCGAACACCGCATCCACCAGCATCTCCCAAGAGGTAGCAAACCAGGACCGCGACAGGGATGGAGACCGAGAACGTTACGGCAATGGCCACGACCCATATGGGAGAACCGATGAGCCCGAACCAGACCCCTCTGCACCAGAACATATCCTGCGCCTCGTGGTTCGCCGATCCAAGGCTCTCCCCCATGGCGGagtcgtgctcgtcgacgcgcggCCTGGTGGGGTCCAGATCGGGCGCGACCGACGCGGTACAGGGGATCCAGCCCGAgtgcgcgtgcgcgagatggaggccAGTAAGACGCATGCTCTCGTTTATTGGGGCCACGAAGGACGTGTGGATGCGGCAGTGCGGGCTGCACATGCTGCGTCGGCAGGTCGGAGTGAGTCCGAGGACCCATGGGAACTCGGCTGCGATCAAGAGGACGACGGGAAGACGGCACTTGGTCCCAGCGACTCGGAGGGGTGGTGGATCGTCGACCTGGGCTCGACTCTCGGTACGTACGTCGCACatcgcggcgagggtgaggcgACTCGCCTCAGTGAGCCCAAGCACGCCAGCACACCGTATCCTATTCGACATCTCAGCCGCGTGACGGTGGGTACGACGACATTCGACGCACACATTCACGCGGACTGGCCGTGCAGCGAATGCGCGCTGGCTGGCGCGGAGGAGATACGGCTGGAGGATGGTGCCGAAGCGCCGACGCCGGATGGCGCATCACCAGCGCCCTTTGACCCACCAGTCGGTGCGGCTGCACGCCGCGGTCAGCGCCAGTTCAAACGCAAGCTCGCGATGGATGCGTTGCGTGATAccctgctcggcgaggacacgCGCAACGCCCCATCTCGGGCCGGGTATGTCGACCGCTCAGCCCAGCGCCGACGCATGCACCCGCCatccccgccgcgcccgaATGCTAGCCCGGGTCCCGCGATCAttgcgccgccgcagccggcCGGCCCGTCTGCCGCGTCCCGGGCCATGCTGGCACGACAGGGCTGGACGCCGGGGGCTGGCCTGGGGCGCGACGCTGGAGGCCGCGCTGAACCTGTCGTTGCGGTGCTGCGTAACGAGCGCGTGGGACTAGGTGCGC
- the POL1 gene encoding uncharacterized protein (DNA Polymerase alpha zinc finger), translating to MPPRSGPKSDRLAALREAREKGGRLSQWKAGDSDIYDNVSEEQYNSIVGSRLGQDDFIIDDDGSGYVDNGMDDWGGGEDEEDSEDEDAFEGEDEEYRKARKLRREKTRAKAEKGGAGKPQAKPKPKSAFSDYARPAVSASTYRPAKPTVNEDDFMASLLSTVTAEPSRKRRSSPDYPSSSPAVPSSDSGFFSSGSVRKRYGDSSDDEAWDPMRGNMGKRPRVSDVTIKPEPLSDEEGVDFGDAMDVDDEIVVKPEPIDDDDEEEMDIKPVERRSGMAPRAARRRRLVNSTAVKHIKKEPTPEPEPEVEMKKQTFVRKPAPERAHWQSVQAALADNADLDAVRVPQGFTKAENVLEEDGSLNMFWLDFQEQDGVVHLIGKVLDRQSGKYVSACVSVQGIQRNLFVKPRSKRFAGGRETHLEVSQDDVYQEFDALRNKHGIEEWRAKFVNRKYAFEDHTVDHGESEWMKVVYPYNQPEIPLSSAGATFSHIFGANTSAFELLVLKRRIMGPCWLKITNVKLSDKSATWTKIEFTVKDPKNVNPVDEDDPSAPKEMPPLTMMSIALRTIVNHRENKTEILIATTRTWEGVNIEDPTPPDRQPSSLTTIVRPIEKFPPALEARSKSERSQFQAVKAERALLNSLLATIQRHDPDVIVGHNFLGNTFEALLYRLKELKADHWSRIGRFRRKGFQISKAGSNVRLLAGRLVVDLSSDAAKDMVPSTTWSLTEIVSTHLKVAREDVDPEDIHTYFDHTLSNPDKLIQYIRLAEVDAFFQMAIASRLQLLPLTKQLTNLAGNSWNLTLNGGRAVRNDFILLHEFHRLKYVCPDKAFKQNKVKIINDDGEMEEVNSGNKRGKAKYAGGLVFEPKRGLWDTYILVMDFLSLYPSIIQEYNIDFTTVDRANVEESEEEKIPDVPSSDMAQGVLPRIIATLVQRRRQVKSLMKDKNAGAAKLQQWDIKQLALKLTANSMYGCLGFVGSRFSSRPLAALTTFKGREILTHTRELAESLSLDVVYGDTDSVFVNSNVTTYAEAVKIANEFKVLVNERYKLLEIDLDAMFERVLLLNKKKYAAVKIDEAGERSTEVKGLDMKRREFSKLSKDASAAVLKEVLSGEATENVIASIHEYLTELGETVRSGAVPIEDFIIFKRLGKNPEDYPDKKSQPHVQVALRMKAKGAAVRAHDVIPYILCVGEDGKAARSAQADRAFHPDDLRRQGSELKIDYDLYLDAQVLQPVLRLCENIEGTERARLAECLGLDPARYTSSSHEVAERTFHRFESQIPDKERFKDAAPFALRCGSCEATFSFEGIRPDAEEPEAATLRRHGIVCLSCSASVPFSSAALQLENAVRGFISKYYLGWTVCDADDCGARTRAMSVYGRRCLGFNKPGCKGVVHLEYSDLALHNQLLYLRHLFDSDKALAAVRGGAHFDEVRALVAANSAGLALALGVVDKYLDCNGRRFVNMGRLFGFMERVKVAV from the exons ATGCCACCACGATCCGGACCCAAGTCTGACCGCCTCGCTGCTCTACGCGAGGCTCGTGAGAAGGGAGGACGCCTTTCTCAATGGAAG GCGGGCGACTCCGATATCTATGACAACGTCTCGGAGGAGCAGTATAATTCAATCGTAGGCTCGCGCTTGGGGCAGGACGACTtcatcatcgacgacgacgggaGCGGCTATGTCGATAACGGAATGGACGACTggggcggtggcgaggacgaggaagacagtgaggacgaggacgctttcgagggcgaggacgaggagtaCCGCAAGG CGCGCAAGTTGAGGCGTGAGAAGACACGCGCCAAGGCAGAGAAGGGCGGAGCGGGGAAACCTCAAGCAAAGCCAAAGCCCAAGTCTGCATTCTCGGATTACGCCCGGCCCGCCGTGTCCGCTTCGACGTACCGGCCCGCCAAGCCGACTGTGAACGAGGATGACTTCATGGcgtccctcctctccaccgTCACCGCCGAACCGTCGCGTAAgcgccgctcgtcgccggACTACCCCTCTAGTTCTCCAGCCGTTCCTAGCTCCGACTCgggcttcttctcctctgGCAGCGTGCGCAAGCGCTACGGCGACAGcagcgacgatgaggcGTGGGACCCGATGCGTGGCAATATGGGCAAGAGGCCGCGCGTATCGGACGTTACCATCAAGCCCGAGCCGTTGTcagacgaggagggtgttGACTTCGGCGACGCGATGGAcgtggacgacgagatcgtTGTCAAGCCTGAGcccatcgacgacgacgatgaggaggagatggatATCAAGCCTGTAGAGCGTCGTTCAGGTATGGCACCGAGAgcggcccgccgccgccgcctggtCAACTCTACCGCTGTCAAGCACATCAAGAAAGAGCCCACCCCTGAGCCTGagcccgaggtcgagatgaAGAAGCAGACGTTTGTCCGCAAGCCCGCCCCAGAGCGAGCACACTGGCAGAGCGTGCAGGCAGCTCTAGCAGATAACGCggacctcgacgctgtGCGCGTGCCACAGGGCTtcaccaaggccgagaacgtccttgaggaggacggtTCGCTCAACATGTTCTGGCTCGACTTCCAGGAGCAGGACGGAGTCGTGCACCTCATTGGCAAGGTGCTCGACCGCCAGTCTGGAAAGTACGTCAGCGCGTGCGTGAGCGTGCAGGGCATCCAGCGCAACTTGTTCGTCAAGCCCCGCTCAAAGCGATTTG cggGAGGGCGTGAGACGCACCTGGAGGTGTCGCAGGACGACGTCTACCAGGAGTTCGATGCCCTGCGCAACAAACACGGTATCGAGGAGTGGCGTGCCAAGTTTGTCAACCGCAAGTACGCGTTCGAGGATCACACCGTCGATCACGGCGAAAGCGAGTGGATGAAGGTCGTCTACCCCTACAACCAGCCGGAGATTCCACTCAGCAGCGCCGGTGCGACCTTCTCCCACATCTTTGGCGCCAACACAAGCGCGTTCGAGCTGCTTGTGCTCAAGCGACGGATCATGGGACCATGCTGGCTGAAAATCACCAACGTCAAGCTCTCTGACAAGTCGGCGACGTGGACCAAGATCGAGTTCACCGTCAAGGACCCGAAGAATGTCAACCccgtggacgaggacgacccgTCGGCGCCGAAGGAGATGCCTCCGCTCACAATGATGAGTATCGCGCTTCGTACGATCGTCAACCACCGCGAGAACAAGACCGAGATTCTCAtcgcgacgacgaggacctggGAGGGCGTCAACATCGAGGACCCCACACCACCCGACCGCCAgccctcgtcgctcacGACCATCGTGCGCCCAATCGAGAAGTTCCCGCCCGCCCTTGAGGCGCGCTCCAAGAGCGAGCGCTCTCAGTTCCAGGCTGTGAAGGCGGAGCGCGCTCTGCTGAACTCACTCCTCGCCACGATCCAGCGCCACGACCCGGATGTCATTGTCGGTCACAACTTCCTAGGCAATACGTTTGAGGCGCTCCTCTATCgcctcaaggagctcaaggcggaCCACTGGAGCCGCATCGGTCGCTTCCGCCGAAAGGGTTTCCAGATCAGCAAGGCCGGGTCCAATGTGCGCCTACTGGCCGGCCGCCTTGTTGTCGACTTGTCCAGCGATGCCGCGAAGGACATGGTCCCGTCAACCACCTGGTCCCTCACCGAGATTGTCTCCACGCacctcaaggtcgcgcgcgaggacgtggACCCGGAAGACATCCACACCTACTTCGACCACACGCTCAGCAACCCGGACAAGCTCATCCAGTACATTCGCCTGGCTGAAGTTGACGCTTTCTTCCAGATGGCTATCGCGTCACGCCTCCAGCTGCTCCCGTTGACAAAGCAGCTCACCAACCTTGCCGGCAACTCCTGGAACCTAACGCTCAACGGTGGCCGTGCAGTTCGCAACGACTTCATTCTCCTCCACGAGTTCCACCGGCTCAAGTATGTCTGCCCGGATAAGGCGTTCAAGCAGAACAAGGTCAAGATCAtcaacgacgacggcgagatggaggaggtcAACTCAGGGAACAAGCGCGGCAAGGCGAAGTACGCTGGCGGTCTCGTCTTTGAGCCCAAGCGCGGGCTGTGGGACACGTACATCCTCGTGATGGACTTCCTCTCGCTGTACCCTTCCATCATCCAGGAGTACAACATTGACTTTACAACAGTCGATCGCGCTAAtgtggaggagagcgaggaggagaagatcCCTGATGTGCCCTCAAGCGACATGGCGCAGGGCGTTCTCCCTCGTATCATTGCCACGCTTGTccagcgtcgtcgccagGTCAAGAGCCTCATGAAGGACAAGAATGCTGGGGCGGCCAAGCTCCAGCAGTGGGACatcaagcagctcgcgtTGAAGCTTACCGCCAACTCGATGTACGGCTGCCTTGGCTTTGTCggctcgcgcttctcgtcTCGTCCGCTCGCTGCGCTTACGACCTTCAAGGGTCGTGAGATTCTTACGCACACGCGCGAGTTGGCGGagtcgctctcgctcgacgtcgtctaTGGTGACACCGATTCGGTCTTCGTCAACTCCAATGTCACAACGtacgccgaggcggtgaaGATCGCCAACGAGTTCAAGGTACTCGTTAACGAGCGGTACAAGCTTCTCGAAatcgacctcgatgcgATGTTTGAGCGTGTGCTCCTTCTCAACAAGAAGAAGTACGCGGCCGTCAAGATTGAtgaggcgggcgagcgctCTACTGAGGTCAAAGGCCTCGACATGAAGCGTCGCGAGTTCTCCAAGCTGTCCAAGGATGCGTCGGCCGCCGTGCTGAAGGAGGTTCTGAGTGGAGAGGCGACCGAGAACGTCATCGCCAGCATCCACGAGTACCTCacggagctcggcgagacTGTGCGCTCTGGCGCAGTGCCGATCGAAGACTTCATCATCTTCAAACGACTCGGGAAGAACCCCGAGGACTACCCCGACAAGAAGAGTCAGCCGCACGTGCAGGTGGCCCTACGCATGAAGGCCAAGGGTGCTGCAGTGCGCGCACACGACGTCATCCCGTACATCCTCTGCGTCGGAGAGGATGGCAAGGCGGCACGTAGCGCGCAGGCTGACCGCGCATTCCACCCAGACGACTTGCGGCGACAGGGCAGTGAGCTCAAAATCGACTATGACTTGTACCTCGACGCACAGGTCCTGCAGCCCGTTCTGCGCCTGTGCGAGAACATCGAGGGAAcagagcgcgcgcggctTGCTGAgtgcctcggcctcgacccaGCACGGTACACCAGTTCGTCTCACGAAGTTGCCGAGCGCACCTTCCACCGCTTCGAGAGCCAGATTCCAGACAAGGAGCGGTTCAAGGATGCGGCGCCGTTCGCTCTGCGCTGCGGCTCATGCGAAGCGACGTTCTCCTTTGAGGGTATCAGGCCCGATGCGGAGGAGCCCGAAGCTGCAACTTTGCGCCGCCACGGTATCGTGTGTCTGTCGTGCTCGGCCTCTGTgcccttctcgagcgccgcacTGCAGCTCGAGAACGCGGTGCGCGGCTTCATCTCTAAGTACTACCTCGGCTGGACGGTATGTGACGCGGACGACTGCGGGGCGCGCACACGCGCCATGAGCGTGTATGGCCGCCGGTGTCTGGGCTTCAACAAGCCGGGGTGCAAGGGCGTCGTGCATCTCGAGTACTCTGACCTCGCGCTCCACAACCAGCTGCTGTACCTACGCCACTTGTTTGATAGCGACAAGGCACTTGCGGCGGTGCGCGGTGGCGCCCATttcgacgaggtgcgcgcgcTTGTGGCGGCGAACTCTGCTGGACTCGCTTTGGCACTTGGCGTGGTTGACAAGTACCTCGACTGCAATGGGCGGCGGTTCGTCAACATGGGCAGACTGTTTGGATTTATGGAGCGTGTGAAGGTTGCCGTGTAG